In the Nicotiana tabacum cultivar K326 chromosome 16, ASM71507v2, whole genome shotgun sequence genome, one interval contains:
- the LOC107814863 gene encoding LEAF RUST 10 DISEASE-RESISTANCE LOCUS RECEPTOR-LIKE PROTEIN KINASE-like 1.1 gives MLALDYLSVFLIFYQFLIFHSNQAQNQSRDSCPEEFNCGILGNVRFPFSASSQPACGLYIIDCDAKPNPTIPLGGNVYTALQQRSYKNSYRVLDLRFNDLLARNSCNSFDKDLSFPSSPSISFRTNERNITLFKCNNSLDIDRSTNDYYFRDYKHYTNCSGFSIYYKYPTTWREGYSDAPEGDIPNNCSLIQLPIKWRSQQLTQNSSLFDLLTANFTIQWSLSDDCSKCYYQGGRCLADSNNNFLCSQNPKARRKSKRILVIVLSAVIGLILSICLSIFIWRFKKGKGGCSYFFTRNTYSDSSSQDLEGCSKYFGVPVFSYSTLEEATNNFDSSKELGDGGFGTVYHGKLRDGREVAVKRLYEQSSKRMVQFKNEVEILTRLRHQNLVMLYGCTSRHSRELLLVYEYIPNGTIADHLHGEKAKNGSSLIWPIRMKIAIETASALAYLHASDIIHRDVKTTNILLDNNFGVKVADFGLSRLSPHDVTHISTAPQGTPGYVDPEYHACYQLTNKSDVYSFGVVLVELISSLPAVDIRRHKDEISLANFALNKILKCAFEELIDPSLGYESDAEVRRMTTSVADLAFQCLQLEKEMRPTMDQVLEILKAIRRGEFESQKKEEINVIDNVDESEDDVQLMKSTLHLSPNSVNDRWVSESTTASISG, from the exons ATGTTAGCTTTAGATTATTTGTCAGTTTTCTTGATTTTCTATCAGTTTCTCATCTTTCATTCAAATCAAGCTCAGAATCAATCCCGAGATAGCTGCCCCGAGGAATTTAATTGTGGGATCCTTGGAAATGTGAGGTTTCCTTTTTCTGCATCCTCACAACCCGCTTGTGGATTGTATATCATAGATTGTGATGCTAAACCAAATCCAACAATTCCTTTGGGAGGAAATGTTTACACTGCTCTGCAACAACGGTCGTATAAGAATAGTTATAGAGTTTTAGACCTTAGGTTTAATGATTTATTGGCAAGAAACAGTTGCAATTCTTTCGATAAAGATCTATCTTTTCCAAGTTCCCCTTCCATCTCGTTTAGAACCAATGAACGTAATATTACCTTGTTCAAATGCAACAACAGTCTAGACATCGATAGAAGCACGAATGATTACTATTTTCGTGACTATAAGCATTATACTAATTGTAGTGGCTTCAGCATTTACTACAAGTATCCGACAACATGGAGGGAAGGCTACTCGGATGCACCAGAGGGAGATATTCCTAATAACTGTTCACTGATTCAATTGCCAATCAAATGGAGGTCACAACAGTTAACTCAAAATAGTAGCTTGTTTGATCTCTTAACCGCGAATTTTACAATTCAGTGGAGCCTCTCTGATGATTGTAGTAAATGTTACTATCAAGGAGGTCGATGTTTAGCTGACAGCAACAACAATTTTCTGTGTTCCCAAAATCCCAAAG CAAGAAGAAAGTCAAAGCGAATTCTAGTTATAG TCTTATCTGCAGTAATTGGCTTGATCCTTTCAATTTGCCTTAGTATTTTTATCTGGCGTTTCAAGAAAGGAAAGGGTGGTTGTTCTTACTTCTTCACAAGAAATACATATTCTGATTCCTCGAGTCAAGATCTTGAAGGTTGCAGCAAGTACTTTGGAGTTCCTGTCTTCTCCTACTCTACACTTGAAGAAGCCACCAATAATTTCGATTCCTCCAAAGAACTTGGAGACGGAGGTTTTGGAACTGTATACCATG GTAAACTTCGTGATGGGAGGGAAGTTGCAGTGAAACGCCTGTACGAGCAAAGTTCCAAGAGGATGGTGCAATTCAAGAATGAAGTTGAAATTCTTACTCGCCTAAGGCACCAGAATCTTGTTATGCTTTATGGCTGCACATCAAGGCATAGTCGTGAACTCCTCCTCGTTTATGAATACATTCCAAATGGAACAATTGCTGATCACCTCCACGGAGAAAAAGCAAAGAACGGGAGTAGCCTTATATGGCCTATCCGCATGAAAATTGCCATAGAAACTGCCAGCGCTTTAGCTTATCTCCACGCTTCTGACATAATACACCGTGATGTTAAGACTACTAACATTCTCCTTGACAACAATTTTGGTGTCAAAGTTGCGGATTTTGGGCTGTCAAGACTTTCTCCACATGATGTAACTCATATCTCGACTGCTCCTCAGGGGACGCCTGGATATGTCGATCCAGAATATCATGCATGCTATCAGTTAACTAATAAAAGCGATGTGTATAGCTTCGGGGTTGTCCTTGTTGAGCTGATATCATCACTGCCTGCTGTGGATATAAGAAGACATAAGGATGAAATTAGTTTGGCTAACTTTGCATTAAACAAGATTTTGAAATGTGCATTTGAGGAGTTGATTGATCCGTCTCTTGGTTACGAGTCCGATGCTGAAGTTAGGAGAATGACTACTTCAGTTGCAGACCTAGCTTTTCAATGTCTGCAACTTGAGAAGGAGATGAGGCCAACAATGGATCAAGTGTTGGAAATTCTAAAGGCGATTCGGAGGGGCGAGTTTGAAAGCCAGAAGAAAGAAGAGATTAATGTCATTGACAATGTAGATGAATCAGAAGATGATGTACAACTGATGAAATCTACATTACATCTTTCACCAAATTCTGTGAATGATAGGTGGGTTAGTGAATCTACCACAGCTAGTATTAGCGGGTGA